In the genome of Drosophila pseudoobscura strain MV-25-SWS-2005 chromosome 3, UCI_Dpse_MV25, whole genome shotgun sequence, one region contains:
- the M7BP gene encoding titin isoform X3, whose product MAGESPASNSSESSPVQRQLNGSVDSGIAVLEVLEMETPTLRRRQRLQQCQRILQVLQRDHSTHRLLRDRLSKIADRKWKKEEAREQQSCNVCCADLDQSSPKTYVTCCTCGKYVCRGPKCADWRPKDADWECQLCHSSKESLAHTSSWVAEQMSFNQHKFVYPMRARSEVYIPITGDGDGDANDSTMHIESISQIGQSAHLEERAKIRAYVEEIVAEMLGGSLDHIKVGQLSKSENYLPAIVNGSNSNSNNNNNNNGDSESLADISQTRLRSLIETIIAETLRNSALSVSGAVSEISLDTRSLAAELPNNGNGLKRRHRTEHYFEPKIYQDLLATAVLNKIADKEGNTRLISESTPDLSGHLIDENYNAEALSTTSGSSIEPRSDCSLTDHELALDTGKSKSLQADLERESVLSDYIAAHMVPLPDFSASVTESEDDVGSISSSMIGDGTWEDNWLFKKKRSSVQSSVTPSSIGMLVPAPMENVRAQIGDRTADEVSDLSELGSDVEDNSLDLLRCNDLNDRLLSKHLIGGQNTKLVLDELVDRTSLISHTLPEEHEPAFTETTNTFVVASSAAPSDIIVSLPSPMVFQDDSMNEELVQTPIAAQGETDELASLEGCIGYSTVEYIDEEQMRETTPSVIEILAAIALGPMLAVPASEQPGVITPSEMHTLKELSDLALAEINARTMDLAHHSLDIIEEENIELMPFTGSVSQPSTINVHPSTLTDPTTNHQSTETTAAQEPKVVPKPAIDSDAPIHNPSTTKILTVDKPAALDPPAAVEISPETDTVAVDPPSPAAAEIIPDAETVAAYPPAPVEIIPETETVAVDPAPPAAVEITPAAETVAVDPPAAALEIIPDAETVAVDPPAPVEIIPGTEMVAVYPAPPAAVEITPAAETVAVDPPAVVEIITEPETVAVDPPAAALEIIPDAETVAVDPPAPVEIIPETETVAVYPAPPVAVEITPAAETVALDPPAVVEIITEPETVAVDPTAAALEIIPDAETVAVDPSAAAEIIPDAETVAVDPPAPVEIIPETETVAVDPAPPDAVVITPAAETVAVDPPAAALEITPAAETVVVYPPAAALEIIPDAETVAVDPPAPVEIIPETETVAVDPAPPAAVEITPAAETVAVDPPAAALEIIPDAETVAVDPPAPVEIIPETETVAVDPALPAAVEITPAAETVALDPPAVVEIITEPETVAVDPTAAALEIIPDAETVAVDPSAAAEIIPETEYVAVDPAPPAALEITPAAETVAVDPSAAAEIIPETETVAVDPSAPVEIIPETEYVAVDHAPPAALEITPAAETVAVDPSAAAEIIPETETVAVDPSAPVEIIPETETFAVDPAPPAAVEITPAAETVAVDPPAVVEIIIEPEIVAVDPPAAALEIIPDAEKVAVDPPAAALEIIPYAETLAVDPPAVVEIITEPEIVAVDPPAAALEIIPDAEKVAVDPPAPVDIITETETVADDPAPPTAETVAVDPPAAAEIIPETEIVAVDPPAAALEIIPYAETLAVDPPAVVEIITEPETVAVDLPAASLEIIPDAETVAVDPSVQVEIIPGTEMVAVDPAPPAAVEITPAAETVAVDPPAVVEIITEPKTVAVDPTAAALEIIPDAETVAVDPPAPVEIIPETETVAVYPAPPAAVEITPAAETVAVDPPAVVEIITEPETVVADPPAAALEITLAAETVAVDPPAAALEIIPDAETVAVDPPAPVEIIPETETVAVDPAPPAAVEITPAAETVAVDPPAVVEIITEPETVVADPPAAALEITLAAETVAVNPPAAALEIIPDAETVAVDPPAPVEIIPETETVAVDPAPPAALEITPAAETVAVNPPAAVEDVETVSVDPPEAVEIITVTENVAVDPPAALEITPAAETVAVDPPAVVEIITEPETVVADPPAAALEITPAAETVVVYPPAAALEIIPDAETVAVDPPAPVEIIPETETVAVDPVPPAAVEITPAAETVAVDPPAAALEIIPDAATVAVDPPAPVEIIPETETVAVDPASSAAVEITPAAETVAVDPPAVVEIITEPETVVADPPAAALEITLAAETVAVDPPAAALEIIPDAATVAVDPPAPVEIIPETETVAVDPAPPAAVEITPAAETVAVDSPVAVEIISETEIVAVDLPAAGEISPKTDTVAVDRPPPAATEIISEAETVAVDPSVPVEIFPGTEMVAVDPAPPAAVEITPAAETVAVNPPAAVEDVETVSVDPPEAVEIITVTENVAVDPPAALEITPAAETVAVDPPAVVEIIPETETVAVDPAPPAAVEITPAAETVAVDPPAAALEIIPNAETVAVDPPAPVEIIPETETVAVDPAPPAAVEITPAAETVAVDPPAAALEIIPNAETVAVDPPAPVEIIPETETVAVDPALPAAVEITPAAETVAVDPPAVVEIITEPETVVADPPAAALEIIPDAATVAVDPPAPVEIIPETEMVAVDHAPPAALEITPAAETVAVDPSAAAEIIPETETVAVDPSPPAVVEIIAGTESVVLDPTGAVEFIPETQTKAVEIPAVEVEAKSVSDLGPNALIDDTQLLSCVPKPLKESDNMDTSLLEPSSECVPAQTSVEYTKSDSSALGSIAEREVKKWYNAVEMPNNPYAPEALKQRISGTQERYMDVPNISPSAEQKALAAALTEDGDPAPPSTDYKRYSRDYYINNAPNGTEVNGIVRRASSGAEKQPSAEDVEQDIVITEAAQNASTTAIEQDKEQESVAANVYTALPAQVFDDLLETQSNPSLHSLQTTTTTSDESETVRVYDFNKQETTVIRPAPAEQQPSSSTTSSMESAQSASVSSSSIDASVSKKRERPVVLQFGPADSVPTIGSPVNTPTRGSTPPAFRFLQPKRRLIEPSQVLSVDEDDVMEPNTPVAEKPAVEDEVVHAMPSVKALAQAFLLTSKAQQAERRWRSKVRLSLPADTSDKSPTSLARRHKLEHAVSMAEVADESTIASDLSSLETDPSIQSDGSTNPPIASPVTPVPVRHGFLRSNIAFFENLKFK is encoded by the exons ATCTGCCGGCCATTGTCAAtgggagcaacagcaacagcaacaacaacaacaacaacaatggggACTCCGAGTCTCTGGCAGACATCTCGCAGACCCGTCTACGGAGTCTCATCGAGACCATCATAGCGGAGACGCTGCGCAACAGTGCCCTGAGCGTGAGCGGAGCCGTCTCGGAGATCAGCCTGGACACCCGCTCGCTGGCCGCCGAGCTGCCGAACAATGGGAATGGGCTGAAGCGCCGACATCGCACGGAGCACTACTTCGAGCCGAAGATCTATCAGGATCTGCTGGCCACAGCGGTGCTCAATAAG ATTGCCGATAAGGAAGGGAACACAAGGTTAATATCGGAGAGCACACCAGACTTGAGTGGTCACCTCATTGATGAGAATTACAATGCCGAAGCGTTGAGCACCACGTCCGGTAGTTCCATTGAGCCCCGAAGCGATTGCAGCCTCACCGACCATGAATTGGCACTGGAT ACTGGCAAATCCAAGTCCCTGCAGGCGGATTTGGAGCGTGAATCGGTTTTGAGTGATTATATAGCCGCCCACATGGTTCCCCTTCCGGACTTTTCGGCATCTGTTACTGAGTCGGAGGATG ATGTTGGATCAATCTCCTCGAGCATGATCGGCGATGGCACTTGGGAGGATAACTGGCTATTCAAGAAGAAGCGCAGCTCCGTGCAGAGCTCGGTCACTCCGAGCAGCATTGGCATGCTGGTGCCGGCTCCCATGGAGAATGTGCGTGCCCAAATCGGCGATAGGACTGCGGACGAGGTCAGCGATCTGTCGGAGCTGGGATCGGATGTAGAGGACAATTCGCTTGATTTACTGCGCTGCAACGATCTAAACGATCGCCTGCTGAGCAAGCATCTGATCGGTGGCCAGAACACAAAACTTGTGCTAGACGAGCTCGTAGATCGGACCAGCCTGATCTCCCACACCCTTCCGGAGGAGCATGAGCCCGCATTTACGGAAACCACAAACACGTTCGTCGTAGCATCCTCTGCCGCGCCATCTGATATTATAGTTTCACTACCATCACCCATGGTGTTTCAAGATGACTCGATGAACGAGGAGCTGGTCCAGACTCCCATTGCAG CCCAAGGCGAAACTGACGAACTGGCCAGCCTCGAAGGTTGCATTGGTTACAGCACAGTAGAATACATTGATGAAGAGCAGATGCGCGAAACCACGCCGTCAGTTATCGAGATACTAGCCGCCATTGCCTTGGGACCGATGCTAGCGGTCCCAGCATCGGAGCAGCCGGGGGTCATAACTCCGAGTGAGATGCATACACTCAAGGAGCTAAGCGACTTGGCGCTCGCCGAAATAAACGCTCGCACAATGGACTTGGCGCACCATTCACTTGACATCATAGAAGAGGAGAATATTGAATTAATGCCGTTCACCGGGAGTGTCTCACAACCTTCCACTATAAATGTCCATCCATCAACTCTGACAGACCCAACAACAAACCACCAATCTACAGAAACAACAGCCGCCCAGGAGCCAAAAGTGGTACCAAAACCTGCCATAGACAGTGATGCGCCCATACATAACCCATCGACAACAAAAATTCTAACAGTAGATAAACCAGCAGCATTGGATCCTCCGGCAGCAGTGGAAATCAGTCCTGAAACGGacactgttgctgttgatcctccttcgccagcagcagcggaaatCATTCCAGACGCAGAAACCGTAGCTGCGTATCCTCCCGCACCAGTGGAAATCATTCCGGAAACAGAAACTGTTGCAGTtgatcctgctcctccagcagcagtggaaatcactccagcagcagaaactgtagctgtggatcctccagcagcagcgttgGAAATCATTCCAGACGCAGAAACGGTAGCTGTGGATCCTCCCGCACCAGTGGAAATCATTCCGGGAACAGAAATGGTTGCTGTTtatcctgctcctccagcagcagtggaaatcactccagcagcagaaactgtAGCTGTGGATCCTCCAGCAGTAGTTGAAATCATTACAGAACCTGAAACCGTAG CTGTGGATCCTCCGGCAGCAGCGTTGGAAATCATTCCAGACGCAGAAACGGTAGCTGTGGATCCTCCCGCACCAGTGGAAATCATTCCGGAAACAGAAACTGTTGCTGTTTATCCTGCTCCTCCAGTAGCAGTGGAAATCACTCCAGCGGCAGAAACTGTAGCTTTGGATCCTCCAGCAGTAGTGGAAATCATTACAGAACCTGAAACCGTAGCTGTGGATCCTACGGCAGCAGCGTTGGAAATCATTCCAGACGCAGAAACCGTAGCTGTGGAtccttcagcagcagcggaaatCATTCCAGACGCAGAAACCGTAGCTGTGGATCCTCCCGCACCAGTGGAAATCATTCCGGAAACAGAAACTGTAGCTGTtgatcctgctcctccagatgCAGTGGTAAtcactccagcagcagaaactgtagctgtggatcctccggcagcagcattggaaatcactccagcagcagaaaccgTAGTTGTGTATCCTCCGGCAGCAGCATTGGAAATCATTCCAGACGCAGAAACCGTAGCTGTGGATCCTCCCGCACCAGTGGAGATCATTCCGGAAACAGAAACTGTGGCTGTtgatcctgctcctccagcagcagtggaaatcactccagcagcagaaactgtAGCTGTGGATCCTCCGGCAGCAGCATTGGAAATCATTCCAGACGCAGAAACCGTAGCTGTGGATCCTCCCGCACCAGTGGAAATCATTCCGGAAACAgaaactgttgctgttgatccTGCTCTTCCAGCAGCAGTGGAAAtcactccagcagcagaaactgtAGCTTTGGATCCTCCAGCAGTAGTGGAAATCATTACAGAACCTGAAACCGTAGCTGTGGATCCTACGGCAGCAGCATTGGAAATCATTCCAGACGCAGAAACCGTAGCTGTGGAtccttcagcagcagcggaaatCATTCCGGAAACAGAATATGTGGCTGTtgatcctgctcctccagcagcattGGAAAtcactccagcagcagaaactgtagctgtggatccttcagcagcagcggaaatCATTCCGGAAACAGAAACCGTAGCTGTGGATCCTTCCGCACCAGTGGAAATCATTCCGGAAACAGAATATGTGGCTGTTGATCatgctcctccagcagcattGGAAAtcactccagcagcagaaactgtagctgtggatccttcagcagcagcggaaatCATTCCGGAAACAGAAACCGTAGCTGTGGATCCTTCCGCACCAGTGGAAATCATTCCGGAAACAGAAACTTTTGCTGTtgatcctgctcctccagcagcagtggaaatcactccagcagcagaaactgtAGCTGTGGATCCTCCAGCAGTAGTGGAAATCATTATAGAACCTGAAATCGTAGCTGTGGATCCTCCGGCAGCAGCATTGGAAATCATTCCAGACGCAGAAAAGGTAGCTGTGGATCCTCCGGCAGCAGCATTGGAAATCATTCCATATGCAGAAACCTTAGCTGTGGATCCTCCAGCAGTAGTGGAAATCATTACAGAACCTGAAATCGTAGCTGTGGATCCTCCGGCAGCAGCATTGGAAATCATTCCAGACGCAGAAAAGGTAGCTGTGGATCCTCCGGCACCAGTGGATATAATTACGGAAACAGAAACTGTTGCTGATGATCCTGCTCCTCCAACAGCAGAAACTGTAGCTGTGgatcctccagcagcagcggaaatCATTCCCGAAACGGAAATCGTAGCTGTGGATCCTCCGGCAGCAGCATTGGAAATCATTCCATATGCAGAAACCTTAGCTGTGGATCCTCCAGCAGTAGTGGAAATCATTACAGAACCTGAAACCGTAGCTGTGGATCTTCCGGCAGCATCGTTGGAAATCATTCCAGACGCAGAAACCGTAGCTGTGGATCCTTCCGTACAAGTGGAAATCATTCCGGGAACAGAAATGGTTGCTGTtgatcctgctcctccagcagcagtggaaatcactccagcagcagaaactgtAGCTGTGGATCCTCCAGCAGTAGTTGAAATCATTACAGAACCTAAAACCGTAGCTGTGGATCCTACGGCAGCAGCATTGGAAATCATTCCAGACGCAGAAACCGTAGCTGTGGATCCTCCCGCACCAGTGGAAATCATTCCGGAAACAGAAACTGTTGCTGTTtatcctgctcctccagcagcagtggaaatcactccagcagcagaaactgtAGCTGTGGATCCTCCAGCAGTAGTCGAAATCATTACAGAACCTGAAACCGTAGTTGCGGATCCTCCGGCAGCAGCATTGGAAATCACTCTAGCAGCAGAAACCGTAGCTGTGGATCCTCCGGCGGCAGCATTGGAAATCATTCCAGACGCAGAAACGGTAGCTGTGGATCCTCCCGCACCAGTGGAAATCATTCCGGAAACAgaaactgttgctgttgatcctgctcctccagcagcagtggaaatcactccagcagcagaaactgtAGCTGTGGATCCTCCAGCAGTAGTTGAAATCATTACAGAACCTGAAACCGTAGTTGCGGATCCTCCGGCAGCAGCACTGGAAATCACTCTAGCAGCAGAAACCGTAGCTGTGAATCCTCCGGCGGCAGCATTGGAAATCATTCCAGACGCAGAAACGGTAGCTGTCGATCCTCCCGCACCAGTGGAAATCATTCCGGAAACAgaaactgttgctgttgatcctgctcctccagcagcactGGAAAtcactccagcagcagaaacggtAGCTGTGAATCCTCCAGCAGCTGTGGAAGATGTAGAAACCGTATCTGTGGATCCTCCAGAAGCAGTTGAAATCATTACAGTCACAGAAAACGTAGCTGTGGATCCTCCTGCAGCATTGGAA atcactccagcagcagaaactgtAGCTGTGGATCCTCCAGCAGTAGTTGAAATCATTACAGAACCTGAAACCGTAGTTGCGGATCCTCCGGCAGCAGCATTGGAAAtcactccagcagcagaaaccgTAGTTGTGTATCCTCCGGCAGCAGCATTGGAAATCATTCCAGACGCAGAAACCGTAGCTGTGGATCCTCCCGCACCAGTGGAAATCATTCCGGAAACAGAAACTGTGGCTGTTGATCCTGTtcctccagcagcagtggaaatcactccagcagcagaaactgtAGCTGTGGATCCTCCGGCAGCAGCATTGGAAATCATTCCAGACGCAGCAACCGTAGCTGTGGATCCTCCCGCACCAGTGGAAATCATTCCGGAAACAGAAACGGTTGCTGTTGATCCTGCTTCTTCAGCAGCAGTGGAAAtcactccagcagcagaaactgtAGCTGTTGATCCTCCAGCAGTAGTTGAAATCATTACAGAACCTGAAACCGTAGTTGCGGATCCTCCGGCAGCAGCATTGGAAATCACTCTAGCAGCAGAAACCGTAGCTGTGGATCCTCCGGCGGCAGCATTGGAAATCATTCCAGACGCAGCAACCGTAGCTGTGGATCCTCCCGCACCAGTGGAAATCATTCCGGAAACAgaaactgttgctgttgatcctgctcctccagcagcagtggaaatcactccagcagcagaaactgtAGCTGTTGATTCTCCTGTAGCAGTGGAAATCATTTCGGAAACAGAAATCGTAGCTGTGGATCTACCAGCCGCAGGGGAAATCAGTCCTAAAACGGacactgttgctgttgatcgTCCTCCGCCAGCAGCAACGGAAATCATTTCAGAAGCAGAAACCGTAGCTGTGGATCCTTCCGTACCAGTGGAAATCTTTCCGGGAACAGAAATGGTTGCTGTtgatcctgctcctccagcagcagtggaaatcactccagcagcagaaacggtAGCTGTGAATCCTCCAGCAGCTGTGGAAGATGTAGAAACCGTATCTGTGGATCCTCCAGAAGCAGTTGAAATCATTACAGTCACAGAAAACGTAGCTGTGGATCCTCCTGCAGCATTGGAAAtcactccagcagcagaaactgtAGCTGTGGATCCTCCAGCAGTAGTGGAAATCATTCCGGAAACAGAAACTGTGGCTGTtgatcctgctcctccagcagcagtggaaatcactccagcagcagaaactgtAGCTGTGGATCCTCCGGCAGCAGCATTGGAAATCATTCCAAACGCAGAAACCGTAGCTGTGGATCCTCCCGCACCAGTGGAAATCATTCCGGAAACAgaaactgttgctgttgatcctgctcctccagcagcagtggaaatcactccagcagcagaaactgtAGCTGTGGATCCTCCGGCAGCAGCATTGGAAATCATTCCAAACGCAGAAACCGTAGCTGTGGATCCTCCCGCACCAGTGGAAATCATTCCGGAAACAgaaactgttgctgttgatccTGCTCTTCCAGCAGCAGTGGAAAtcactccagcagcagaaactgtAGCTGTGGATCCTCCAGCAGTAGTTGAAATCATTACAGAACCTGAAACCGTAGTTGCGGATCCTCCGGCAGCAGCATTGGAAATCATTCCAGACGCAGCAACCGTAGCTGTGGATCCTCCCGCACCAGTGGAAATCATTCCGGAAACAGAAATGGTTGCTGTGGATCatgctcctccagcagcattGGAAAtcactccagcagcagaaactgtagctgtggatccttcagcagcagcggaaatCATTCCGGAAACAGAAACTGTTGCTGTGGAtccttctcctccagcagTAGTGGAAATCATTGCAGGGACAGAATCGGTGGTTCTGGATCCTACCGGTGCAGTGGAATTCATTCCGGAGACACAAACTAAAGCTGTGGAAATACCAGCTGTTGAAGTGGAGGCTAAGAGCGTTTCGGACCTTGGTCCGAATGCTTTAATCGACGATACGCAGTTGTTAAGTTGTGTTCCGAAACCGCTAAAAGAGTCAGATAACATGGACACATCATTATTGGAACCATCATCGGAATGCGTTCCAGCGCAAACATCCGTAGAATACACTAAGAGCGATAGTTCCGCTCTAG GTTCCATTGCTGAGCGAGAGGTCAAGAAGTGGTACAATGCCGTCGAAATGCCCAACAACCCTTATGCGCCCGAGGCTCTGAAGCAGCGTATCAGTGGCACCCAGGAGCGGTACATGGATGTGCCAAATATCAGTCCCAGCGCCGAGCAGAAGGCTCTGGCCGCCGCCCTCACTGAAGATGGCGACCCGGCGCCACCATCAACCGACTACAAACG CTACAGCCGCGACTACTACATCAACAATGCCCCCAATGGCACAGAAGTAAACGGAATCGTACGGAGAGCATCGTCCGGCGCAGAGAAGCAGCCGTCCGCAGAGGATGTTGAGCAGGACATAGTTATCACCGAG GCGGCTCAAAACGCAAGCACAACTGCAATAGAGCAGGATAAGGAACAGGAATCAGTTGCGGCTAACGTTTACACGGCCTTGCCAGCTCAGGTATTTGACGATTTGCTAGAGACCCAGTCGAACCCATCGCTTCACTCCCTGCAAACAACGACAACCACCAGCGATGAATCCGAAACGGTGCGCGTCTACGACTTTAACAAGCAGGAGACCACGGTCATCAGACCTGCCCCTgcggagcagcagccgagCTCCTCCACGACATCATCCATGGAGTCAGCTCAGAGCGCGTCGGTGTCCTCTTCCTCCATAGACGCATCTGTGTCCAAAAAGCGTGAGCGACCAGTTGTCCTACAGTTTGGCCCTGCCGACTCGGTGCCCACAATCGGTTCGCCAGTGAACACCCCCACAAGAGGCTCAACGCCCCCGGCGTTCCGCTTTCTCCAGCCAAAACGACGCCTCATCGAGCCGAGTCAAGTGCTGTCTGTGGACGAAGATGATGTG ATGGAGCCTAATACACCCGTCGCCGAGAAGCCCGCCGTAGAAGATGAGGTGGTGCATGCAATGCCGTCAGTGAAAGCTCTGGCCCAGGCCTTCCTCTTGACTAGCAaagcccagcaagccgagCGACGATGGCGATCAAAG GTGCGGCTATCCTTACCAGCTGATACGTCAGACAAGTCTCCTACCTCCCTAGCACGGCGACACAAGCTGGAGCATGCTGTTTCCATGGCAGAGGTAGCCGATGAATCTACGATCGCCTCTGACTTATCATCCCTCGAAAC GGATCCATCTATTCAATCGGACGGTTCCACGAACCCACCTATCGCCTCTCCTGTGACCCCAGTCCCCGTACGTCATGGCTTTCTCCGGAGCAATATTGCTTTCTTTGAGAACTTAAAGTTTAAGTGA